In one window of Macadamia integrifolia cultivar HAES 741 chromosome 2, SCU_Mint_v3, whole genome shotgun sequence DNA:
- the LOC122070164 gene encoding DNA (cytosine-5)-methyltransferase 1A-like produces the protein MGSSTALDVNPTDLASNGHNGHLASGMKCKTRGKLKATPSDVHKKDTDKVSGNDTKEKKRNVPESSKPAGSRKMPKRAAASLDMKERSAHFSEKFSLIETKRDPLVEDETVAVNMTSGPDDPRPNRRLTDFILHDTDGNLQPFEFSEVDDLFISGTILHWEESSDKNKEKGVRCEGFGRIESWAISGYEEGSPVIWVSTDVADYDCVKPANNYKKFYDHFFWKARSCIQVFQKLSKPSGGNADISFDELIAGVVRSISGSKSFPSGMPIKDFVISQGEFIYNQLIGLDESQKDDKKFSDLPVLAALREESRKRGDFLPSNAPSRASLKIRDGSAKLDESVTSTGITEEDEDAKLARLLQEEEYWKSMKSKKGQRPATGSNKYYIKINENEIANDYPLPAYYKTSVEETDEYLVFDNDINVYDTDSLPRGILHDWSLYNSDSRLISLELLPMKPCAEVDVTAFGSGIMMTDDGYGFSDSDSKQSSSNSGAPVAGIPIYLSAIKEWMIEFGSSMVFISIRTDLAWYRLEKPSKQYAPWYDTVLKTARLAIAIITLLKEQSRVSRLSFADVIKKVSEFKKDHPAFISSNPAVLERYVVVHGQIILQQFAEFPDELIKKCAFVTGLSSKMEERQHTKLEVKKKAVVKQEINLNPRASMGPVVSKRKAMEATTTQLINRIWGEYYSNYSPDIMKGDDSEPKEEEVDEEQEENEDGDEEVEEESVSVPEKVAPETPSFSQTKSKSKSKEIEWDGEPVGTTCSGEPLYRQAIIRGEGIAVASAVVLEVDGLEEMLPIYFVEYMYETSDARKMVHGRVMQRGIQTVLGNTANEREVFLTNECMEFELGDVKQSVVLAVRLMSWGHQHRKDNIKSEKIDRARAEERKRKGLPMEYYCKSLYWPERGAFFKLHYDSLGLGTGICHSCKIKETEKEKENFVVNSSKSGFTYKGLEYTIRDFVYVGPHHFGDNTEDQGTFKAGRNVGLKAYVICQLLELDVPNTSRKADPKSTQVKVRRFFRPEDASPEKAYSSDIREVYYSEQKLSLPVEAIEGRCEVRRKIDVPPSHGLAIYEHIFFCEHLYEPDKGAVKLLPTNVRLESSKVDASTTRKRKGKGKEGESDPGILDKQVDASQKSSLATLDIFSGCGGLSEGLEKSGVSVTKWAIEYEEPAGEAFRLNHPEAVTLLNNCNVILRAIMEKCGDADECISTSEAAELAKQLGEEINSLPLPGQVDFINGGPPCQGFSGMNRFNQSTWSKVQCEMILAFLSFADYFRPRFFLLENVRNFVSFNKGQTFRLTLASLLEMGYQVRFGILEAGAYGVAQSRKRAFIWAASPEETLPEWPEPMHVFAGPDLKISLSGNVQYAAVQSTANGAPFRAITVKDSIGDLPPVVNGASRVMMDYESDPVSWFQKKIRGNMLVLHDHISKEMNELNLIRCQRIPKRPGADWRDLPDEKVRLSTGQLVDLIPWCLPNTAKRHNQWKGLFGRLDWEGNFPTSITDPQPMGKVGMCFHPEQDRIVTVRECARSQGFPDSYKFAGTIQHRHRQIGNAVPPPLAFAMGWKLKEVVNQKEM, from the exons gaaTGAAGTGCAAGACCAGAGGCAAATTAAAGGCTACCCCTTCTGATGTTCATAAAAAGGATACTGATAAAGTTTCTGGAAATGACACGAAGGAAAAGAAGCGTAATGTTCCTGAGAGCAGTAAGCCTGCTGGTTCTCGCAAAATGCCAAAGCGAGCTGCAGCCAGTTTGGATATGAAGGAGCGATCTGCTCATTTTTCTGAGAAATTTTCTCTCATTGAAACAAAAAGGGATCCCTTGGTGGAAGATGAGACCGTAGCTGTAAACATGACCTCTGGTCCTGATGATCCTCGGCCAAATAGAAGACTCACAGATTTCATCCTACATGATACAGATGGAAATCTGCAGCCGTTTGAGTTTTCTGAAGTTGATGACCTGTTTATTTCTGGTACTATTTTGCACTGGGAGGAAAGTTCAGATAAGAACAAGGAAAAAGGTGTCCGATGCGAAGGCTTTGGGCGGATAGAGTCATGGGCCATCTCTGGGTATGAAGAAGGGTCTCCTGTAATTTGGGTCTCAACTGATGTTGCAGATTATGATTGTGTGAAACCAGCCAACAATTATAAAAAATTCTATGACCACTTCTTTTGGAAGGCTCGCTCTTGTATTCAGGTTTTCCAGAAACTATCAAAACCTTCTGGGGGTAACGCTGATATAAGTTTTGATGAACTGATTGCAGGTGTAGTCCGTTCGATTAGTGGAAGCAAGAGCTTCCCAAGTGGGATGCCAATAAAAGATTTTGTCATCTCTCAAGGTGAATTTATTTATAACCAGCTGATTGGTTTGGATGAATCACAAAAAGATGACAAAAAATTTTCTGACTTACCTGTGCTTGCGGCCCTAAGAGAAGAGAGTAGGAAAAGGGGGGACTTTCTGCCTTCAAATGCCCCATCTAGGGCAAGTTTAAAAATCAGAGATGGATCAGCTAAATTGGATGAGTCTGTTACTTCCACTGGTATAACTGAGGAAGACGAGGATGCTAAGTTAGCAAGGTTGCTGCAAGAAGAGGAGTACtggaaatcaatgaaatcaaagAAAGGACAGCGTCCGGCCACTGGTTCAAATAAGTACTATATTAAGATCAATGAAAACGAAATAGCAAATGACTATCCTCTACCTGCCTATTATAAGACTTCTGTTGAAGAGACAGACGAATATCTTGTCTTTGATAATGATATCAATGTGTATGATACTGATAGCCTTCCCAGAGGCATTCTCCATGATTGGTCACTTTACAACTCTGATTCTAGGCTTATTTCTTTGGAGCTCCTTCCAATGAAACCCTGTGCTGAAGTTGATGTGACAGCCTTTGGGTCTGGGATAATGATGACTGATGATGGATATGGGTTCTCTGACTCTGATTCAAAGCAATCGTCAAGTAATTCCGGAGCACCGGTGGCTGGAATTCCAATTTATTTGAGTGCAATAAAGGAATGGATGATTGAATTTGGATCATCGATGGTCTTCATATCAATTCGAACAGATTTGGCCTG GTATAGGCTTGAGAAGCCATCAAAACAGTATGCTCCATGGTATGACACTGTTTTAAAAACTGCAAGGCTTGCAATTGCAATTATCACATTGTTAAAGGAGCAAAGCCGGGTGTCTCGGCTTTCATTTGCTGATGTCATTAAGAAAGTCTCGGAGTTCAAAAAAGATCATCCTGCGTTCATTTCTTCTAATCCAGCAGTGCTGGAGAGATATGTGGTAGTCCATGGACAGATAATATTGCAGCAGTTTGCAGAATTCCCTGATGAACTGATCAAGAAGTGTGCTTTTGTGACTGGTCTCTCAAGTAAGATGGAAGAGAGGCAACACACAAAACTTGAAGTAAAGAAGAAGGCTGTGGTAAAGCAGGAGATAAACCTGAATCCAAGAGCATCAATGGGACCTGTGGTGTCAAAAAGGAAAGCAATGGAAGCAACAACTACTCAGTTGATTAACAGAATCTGGGGTGAGTACTATTCAAATTACTCTCCAGATATCATGAAAGGAGATGACAGTGAGccaaaagaggaagaagttGATGAGGAGCAAGAGGAGAATGAAGATGGTGATGAAGAGGTGGAAGAGGAGAGTGTATCAGTTCCTGAAAAGGTGGCTCCGGAAACTCCTTCATTCAGTCAAACTAAATCCAAGTCCAAGAGCAAGGAAATTGAATGGGATGGTGAGCCAGTTGGAACAACATGTTCTGGTGAGCCTCTTTATAGGCAGGCCATTATTCGTGGAGAAGGGATTGCTGTTGCCAGTGCTGTTGTTCTGGAAGTTGATGGTCTGGAGGAAATGTTGCCTATATACTTTGTGGAGTACATGTACGAAACATCAGATGCTAGGAAAATGGTCCATGGGAGGGTAATGCAAAGGGGAATTCAGACTGTTCTTGGCAATACTGCTAATGAGAGGGAGGTGTTCTTGACAAATGAGTGTATGGAATTTGAACTGGGGGATGTAAAACAATCTGTCGTTCTGGCTGTACGCTTGATGTCTTGGGGCCATCAGCATAGGAAGGATAACATTAAATCTGAAAAGATTGACCGAGCAAGAgcggaggagagaaagaggaaagggcTGCCCATGGAATATTATTGTAAAAGCTTGTATTGGCCTGAGAGAGGAGCTTTCTTCAAGCTCCACTATGATAGCTTGGGACTTGGAACTGGAATTTGCCACTCTTGCAAAATAAAGGAAACtgaaaaggagaaggaaaactttgtagTGAATTCTTCCAAGAGTGGATTTACATATAAGGGACTTGAGTACACAATTCGTGATTTTGTATATGTAGGCCCTCATCACTTTGGGGACAATACAGAGGACCAGGGAACTTTCAAGGCTGGAAGAAATGTTGGGTTAAAAGCTTATGTTATATGCCAGCTGCTTGAGCTTGACGTCCCCAACACATCTAGAAAAGCTGACCCAAAATCAACCCAAGTAAAAGTCAGGAGATTCTTCAGACCAGAGGATGCATCTCCAGAAAAAGCATACAGTTCTGACATTAGAGAA GTCTACTATAGTGAACAAAAGCTTAGTTTGCCTGTTGAGGCGATAGAAGGGAGGTGTGAAGTAAGAAGAAAGATTGATGTTCCTCCTTCACATGGCCTTGCTATCTATGAACATATATTCTTTTGCGAACATTTATATGAACCTGATAAAGGAGCTGTCAAGCTG TTGCCAACTAATGTCAGACTAGAGTCCTCAAAGGTTGATGCTTCTACAaccagaaagagaaaaggaaagggcaaagaaggagaaagtgaTCCTGGCATCCTTGACAAACAAGTAGATGCATCTCAGAAAAGCAGTTTGGCCACTCTAGATATTTTTTCTGGCTGTGGGGGCTTGTCTGAGGGACTAGAGAAATCTG GGGTTTCAGTAACCAAATGGGCAATTGAATATGAAGAACCTGCTGGAGAAGCATTCCGTCTTAACCATCCAGAAGCTGTAACACTTCTTAATAATTGCAATGTCATTCTAAG GGCCATAATGGAAAAATGTGGAGATGCAGATGAGTGTATCTCAACTTCTGAGGCTGCTGAGTTAGCTAAACAGCTAGGCGAGGAGATCAATAGTTTGCCTCTGCCTGGTCAAGTAGATTTCATCAATGGAGGTCCTCCATGCCAG GGGTTTTCCGGAATGAACCGATTCAATCAGAGCACTTGGAGCAAAGTCCAATGTGAGATGATACTGGCTTTCTTGTCCTTTGCTGACTATTTCAGGCCAAGATTTTTCCTCCTGGAGAATGTGAGGAACTTTGTGTCATTCAATAAAGGACAAACTTTCCGATTAACCTTAGCATCACTTCTTGAAATGGGATATCAG GTGAGGTTTGGTATTCTTGAAGCTGGTGCTTATGGTGTTGCCCAGTCACGGAAACGAGCTTTCATCTGGGCTGCGTCTCCAGAAGAGACACTTCCTGAATGGCCTGAACCAATGCATGTCTTTGCTGGGCCAGACCTGAAAATTTCGTTATCTGGAAATGTACAGTATGCTGCAGTTCAGAGTACGGCGAATGGAGCACCTTTCCGAGCTATAACTGTGAAAGATTCAATTGGAGATCTCCCACCTGTCGTAAACGGGGCATCTAGAGTGATGATGGAT TATGAAAGTGATCCTGTGTCATGGTTCCAAAAGAAAATTCGAGGGAATATGTTGGTTTTGCATGACCACATATCAAAAGAAATGAATGAGTTGAATCTTATTCGATGTCAGAGAATTCCTAAGCGTCCAGGTGCTGATTGGCGTGACCTCCCTGATGAAAAG GTGAGACTATCTACAGGACAGTTGGTAGATTTGATACCTTGGTGCCTACCTAATACAGCCAAGAGACATAACCAGTGGAAAGGACTATTTGGGAGGTTAGATTGGGAAGGAAACTTCCCGACTTCCATCACAGACCCTCAACCTATGGGTAAGGTGGGGATGTGTTTTCACCCTGAGCAGGACCGGATAGTCACAGTTCGTGAATGTGCGCGATCTCAG GGATTCCCTGATAGCTATAAATTTGCTGGTACCATTCAACATAGGCATAGACAGATTGGGAATGCAGTTCCTCCTCCATTGGCATTTGCAATGGGGTGGAAACTCAAGGAAGTTGTGAACCAAAAGGAGAtgtag